The Hippoglossus hippoglossus isolate fHipHip1 chromosome 19, fHipHip1.pri, whole genome shotgun sequence genome has a segment encoding these proteins:
- the LOC117752792 gene encoding integrin alpha-D-like, producing MAWIFAAAVFISVLNTALCFNIDPVAWKSWDNSAAGFGYQVVQRQSDVLISAPLEQYSQLERGKIYKCTTTCQSLPFEAPEFVVNMSLGLTMTNDPISRNTMACGPTIPKDCKRITMYSGACFQIDRFDQFGSAVPRSSPECRAEADIAFLLDGSGSVFSDDFQTMKNFVKTLVRLFVGKDTQFAVVQFSYDVTVELNFRDFFSSGRWESEIDGIRQKGLGTHTASAIQYVVQNVFTSAGGSRPNVKKILIVITDGESTDSHNLPYAISLAENAKIVRFAIGVGRAFSTPEAKQELDSIASSLSTNHVFRVESFDALDAITKNLQDKIFSIEGSQSTGETLKMEMAQAGFSVAYVPGGIQMGTVGANQWKGGYMEYTLSGQKLSSYEPLFMEQDSYLGYSMTIAKTRQGQLTIVGAPRYQHRGLVMAVHEQINQKIDPFDWQFQTGGYFGAEVRAMDVNNDGYTDLILISAPMYKEADREGRVYVCGLARLRVECHFESPLVLRGDESDQARFGSSLAVLPDLNADDLREVAVGAPLENGGQGSIYIFHGEGGSRVSSTYSQKIAASEVRQQLRFFGMSISDSSFDHSSDSLPDLAVGSKGTVVLLRSMPVVMVEATMSFNPNQVPTKNPNCQNPLENTAEICFTMTKLSTVSTAGAKINYTLTLDATRKVPNNRAYIKDKQREKTGSIEVDLRRPKCFPVKFFIQACPQDALNALRNELRFTFDGIPSTTNLKPSLAQQAQTTTYHSLKFEINCGTDNKCVDNLKVDFNFNSSSELKVGIDELLDVTVSVENRDEDSYNSYVKLTYPAGLSYRKFTGLQGRIECNSLDSEDGLSRGMTTCTINNPIFKSDTEALFTVSYGIESNRRFDRKIFISANASSENQEHSTSSELYQMKWLDVKYSILVTIESSLSYNNFTSGKNDVLKPHKQSIVVTNNIRALNFTVVIKVPVKLGDKDIWVDSSSLQIPDCRREADEERTVTDFVAMIKENNVVDCSVARCGVFRCSRFMGRLESKKYKISANISSGWIEQIGLDSAKFLLTSTATLEYDTNQYIFFSTGSNNKPPIHKIEAEIEVYPQPDFTKEIVGGSLGGLALLALLTAGLYKAGFFKSKYQEMMNEAEEAAEPGANEAAATPEQ from the exons CGCCAGAATTTGTAGTCAACATGTCCCTTGGTTTGACAATGACGAATGACCCCATCTCACGAAACACTATG GCATGTGGCCCAACCATCCCAAAGGATTGCAAACGTATCACCATGTACAGCGGCGCATGCTTCCAGATCGACCGGTTTGATCAGTTTGGATCCGCGGTGCCGCGGTCCTCTCCAG AGTGCAGAGCCGAAGCAGATATTGCTTTTCTCTTGGATGGTTCAGGCAGCGTATTCTCTGATGATTTTCAAACAATGAAGAATTTTGTGAAAACGCTGGTACGCCTATTTGTGGGAAAAGATACACAG TTTGCTGTTGTCCAGTTCTCTTATGATGTCACTGTTGAATTGAACTTTCGTGACTTTTTCTCATCTGGACGATGGGAGTCGGAAATCGATGGAATAAGACAAAAAGGCCTCGGAACTCACACAGCTAGTGCCATCCAATATGTGGT ccaaaatgttttcacatcagcagGAGGTTCTAGACCAAACGTGAAGAAGATCCTGATCGTCATTACTGATGGAGAATCTACTGACAGCCATAACTTACCATATGCAATAAGCTTAGCTGAGAATGCAAAGATTGTTCGATTTGCTATTGGG GTGGGGAGAGCGTTCTCTACCCCAGAGGCGAAACAGGAACTGGACTCTATTGCATCTTCGCTCTCGACAAATCACGTGTTTCGAGTAGAGAGCTTTGACGCACTTGATGCAATAACGAAGAATTTGCAGGACAAAATCTTCTCTATTGAGG GATCTCAGTCCACTGGAGAGACACTGAAAATGGAAATGGCTCAGGCGGGATTCAGTGTGGCTTATGTGCCAGGG GGAATTCAAATGGGCACTGTTGGCGCCAACCAGTGGAAAGGAGGCTACATGGAATACACATTATCAGGCCAGAAGCTGAGTTCATATGAGCCTTTGTTCATGGAACAAGACAGTTATCTGG GTTACTCCATGACTATCGCGAAAACCAGACAAGGCCAATTGACAATTGTTGGCGCTCCGAGATATCAACACAGAGGACTTGTGATGGCAGTTCATGAACAGATCAATCAAAAGATTGATCCCTTTGACTGGCAG TTTCAGACTGGTGGATATTTTGGGGCAGAGGTTCGTGCCATGGATGTGAACAATGACGGATACACTGACCTAATCCTCATATCTGCCCCTATGTACAAGGAAGCTGATAGAGAGGGAAGAGTTTACGTTTGCGGTTTAGCTCGTTTG AGGGTCGAGTGTCACTTCGAATCTCCGTTAGTGCTGAGAGGGGATGAGTCCGACCAGGCGAGGTTTGGCTCTTCTCTCGCTGTGCTGCCTGATCTCAACGCAGATGACCTCAGGGAGGTGGCAGTTGGTGCACCTCTGGAGAACGGTGGTCAAGGCAGCATCTACATATTCCACGGCGAAGGAGGAAGCAGAGTCAGTTCGACTTACTCACAG AAAATTGCTGCCTCTGAAGTCCGGCAACAACTTAGGTTCTTCGGTATGTCAATCAGTGACTCGTCTTTTGACCACAGTAGCGACAGTCTGCCTGACTTAGCAGTGGGGTCAAAGGGCACAGTTGTCTTACTCAG GTCAATGCCTGTGGTAATGGTAGAGGCTACGATGTCGTTCAACCCAAACCAGGTCCCTACAAAAAACCCAAACTGCCAGAACCCACTGGAGAACACAGCTGAAATCTGCTTTACCATGACCAAACTTTCTACAGTTTCCACAG CTGGAGCAAAGATCAATTATACTTTAACACTGGATGCCACCCGCAAGGTCCCAAACAACAGAGCCTACATAAAGGACAAACAACGAGAGAAGACCGGGTCAATTGAAGTTGACTTACGAAGGCCAAAATGCTTCCCAGTGAAATTCTTTATTCAG GCTTGTCCTCAGGATGCTCTCAATGCACTTAGAAATGAGCTCAGATTCACCTTTGACGGTATTCCCTCTACTACAAACCTTAAACCAAGTCTGGCCCAGCAGGCTCAAACTACCACTTATCATTCT TTGAAATTTGAGATCAACTGTGGCACTGACAACAAGTGTGTAGATAACCTGAAAGTGGATTTCAACTTCAACAG ctcctcaGAGTTGAAGGTGGGCATTGATGAACTGTTGGACGTCACAGTATCAGTGGAGAACCGAGACGAAGATTCCTACAACAGCTACGTGAAACTTACGTACCCAGCTGGGCTCTCCTACAGGAAGTTCACAGGTTTGCAG GGAAGAATCGAGTGCAACTCCTTGGACAGTGAAGATGGCTTATCGCGAGGAATGACAACCTGCACTATTAACAACCCCATTTTCAAGAGCGACACTGAg GCTTTGTTCACCGTCTCCTATGGGATCGAAAGCAACAGACGATTTGACAGGAAGATTTTTATCTCTGCAAATGCTTCCAG TGAGAATCAGGAACATTCCACTTCAAGTGAACTTTACCAAATGAAATGGTTGGACGTTAAGTACAGCATTTTGGTCACGATTGAaag CTCCCTCAGCTACAACAACTTCACATCTGGAAAGAACGATGTGCTGAAACCTCACAAGCAGTCAATTGTG GTCACAAACAACATCAGGGCGCTGAACTTCACGGTGGTGATCAAGGTGCCTGTCAAGCTCGGCGATAAAGACATCTGGGTGGATTCGAGCAGTTTGCAG ATTCCAGACTGCCGAAGAGAAGCAGACGAAGAACGTACTGTCACAGACTTTGTTGCTATGATAAAGGAGAATAATGTAGTG GACTGCTCTGTAGCCAGGTGCggagtgttcaggtgcagtaggTTCATGGGAAGACTGgagagtaaaaagtacaaaatctCTGCCAACATCAGCTCAGGATGGATAGAGCAG attgGACTCGACTCGGCAAAATTCCTCTTGACCAGCACGGCTACTCTGGAGTACGACACAAACCAGTACATCTTCTTTTCTACGGGGTCTAATAACAAGCCTCCGATTCACAAG ATTGAAGCCGAGATAGAAGTGTATCCACAACCAGATTTCACCAAAGAAATCGTCGGGGGATCGCTGGGAGGGTTAGCTCTGCTGGCTCTACTCACTGCTGGCCTGTATAAG gCTGGATTTTTCAAGAGTAAATACCAAGAAATGATGAATGAGGCAGAAGAAGCGGCAGAACCAGGGGctaatgaagctgcagccacaccAGAACAATAA